A genomic window from Leptolyngbya sp. BL0902 includes:
- a CDS encoding DUF1328 domain-containing protein translates to MTMLRYALLFLAVALIAAFFGFSGIAASAAGIAQILFYLFLAVFLVSLLSGLLKGV, encoded by the coding sequence ATGACGATGTTGCGCTATGCCCTACTTTTCCTTGCCGTGGCCCTAATTGCCGCTTTCTTTGGCTTTAGCGGGATTGCTGCCAGCGCGGCGGGCATTGCCCAAATCTTGTTCTATTTATTTTTGGCGGTTTTCTTGGTCTCTCTGCTCAGCGGCCTGCTAAAGGGAGTCTAA
- a CDS encoding NAD(P)H-quinone oxidoreductase subunit 4, producing MDLATFPWLTTVTLLPLVACIAIPFLPDDNGKTVRWYALVVGLIDFVLIVTAFYLNYDFSNPGLQLVESYTWVPQLDLKWSLGVDGLSMPLVLLTGFITTLAALAAWPVTLKPKFFYFLLLAMYSGQIGVFAVQDMLLFFLFWELELIPVYLLLSIWGGKKRLYAATKFILYTAGGSLFILVAALAMAFYGDTVTFDMTALAEKVYPMRLQLLLYGAFLIAYAVKLPIIPLHTWLPDAHGEATAPVHMLLAGILLKMGGYALIRMNFGMLPEAHAYFAPILVILGCVNIVYAALTSFAQRNLKRKIAYSSISHMGFVLIGIASFTSLGLSGAVLQMVSHGLIGASLFFLVGATYDRTHTLILEEMGGVGKKMPKIFAMFTACSLASLALPGMSGFVAELMVFVGFATSDAYSLTFRIIAVTFMAIGVILTPIYLLAMLREIFYGPENKELVEHEELVDAEPREVFIIACLLVPIIGFGLYPKMLTQIYDSTTEKLNTRLNQVFVSQGDAAELTVPLAALPVLKAPSVSEPGV from the coding sequence ATGGACCTCGCGACTTTTCCTTGGTTAACAACCGTTACCCTGCTGCCCTTGGTGGCCTGCATCGCCATTCCCTTTTTGCCCGACGACAATGGCAAAACGGTGCGCTGGTATGCCCTGGTGGTGGGGTTGATCGACTTCGTGTTGATCGTCACCGCCTTCTACCTCAATTACGACTTCAGCAACCCCGGCCTCCAGCTCGTGGAGAGCTATACCTGGGTGCCCCAGCTTGATTTGAAATGGTCGCTGGGTGTCGATGGTCTCTCCATGCCCCTGGTACTGCTGACCGGGTTTATCACCACCCTGGCGGCGCTGGCGGCGTGGCCCGTCACCCTCAAGCCGAAGTTCTTTTACTTCCTGCTGCTGGCCATGTATAGCGGCCAGATTGGGGTGTTTGCGGTGCAGGATATGCTGCTCTTCTTCCTGTTCTGGGAACTAGAGCTGATTCCGGTGTACCTGCTGCTGTCGATTTGGGGCGGCAAAAAGCGTCTCTATGCAGCGACCAAGTTCATTCTGTACACGGCGGGCGGGTCGCTGTTCATTCTGGTGGCGGCGCTGGCCATGGCCTTCTACGGCGATACCGTCACCTTCGACATGACTGCCCTGGCGGAAAAGGTCTACCCCATGCGGCTACAACTGCTGCTCTATGGGGCATTCCTAATCGCCTACGCCGTCAAACTGCCGATTATTCCCCTCCACACCTGGCTCCCCGATGCCCACGGCGAAGCGACGGCCCCAGTACATATGCTGCTGGCGGGGATTCTGCTGAAAATGGGCGGCTATGCCCTGATCCGCATGAACTTTGGCATGTTGCCTGAGGCCCACGCCTACTTCGCGCCGATTCTGGTGATCCTGGGCTGCGTCAACATCGTCTATGCGGCCCTGACCTCCTTTGCCCAACGCAACCTGAAGCGCAAAATCGCCTACTCCTCCATTTCCCACATGGGCTTTGTGCTGATTGGGATTGCCTCCTTCACCAGCCTGGGCCTGAGCGGTGCCGTGCTGCAAATGGTGTCCCACGGGTTGATTGGGGCCAGCCTGTTCTTCCTGGTAGGGGCCACCTACGACCGCACCCATACGCTGATTCTGGAAGAAATGGGCGGCGTGGGTAAGAAAATGCCCAAAATCTTCGCCATGTTCACCGCCTGCTCCCTAGCCTCTTTGGCGCTCCCCGGCATGAGCGGATTCGTGGCCGAGTTGATGGTCTTCGTCGGCTTTGCCACTAGCGATGCCTACAGCCTCACCTTCCGCATCATTGCCGTCACCTTCATGGCCATCGGCGTGATTCTCACCCCCATCTACCTGCTGGCGATGCTGCGGGAAATCTTCTACGGCCCCGAAAACAAAGAACTGGTGGAACACGAAGAACTGGTAGACGCCGAACCCCGCGAGGTGTTTATCATCGCCTGTCTGCTGGTGCCCATCATCGGCTTTGGCCTCTATCCCAAAATGCTGACCCAAATCTACGACTCCACCACCGAAAAGCTCAACACCCGCCTCAATCAGGTGTTTGTCTCCCAAGGGGATGCAGCAGAGCTAACGGTGCCCCTAGCGGCGTTGCCTGTCCTCAAAGCGCCCTCAGTGAGTGAACCTGGGGTCTAG
- a CDS encoding Mo-dependent nitrogenase C-terminal domain-containing protein, with protein MATITPSPYTQEQIKVWMRGLLTLAWADGHFDDEEKALIIAITQDELAPCTDFDHFDPVTPEELADTLGHDAPAAENFLRMAVMVALADGVYSLEEDQQLQRFCEALHLEDTVLASVRSTLYPPATEASAAETLPAGLRPPAQDGKIDPLKPAREWLDQLEVHDPRLARFVCKLIPSQCPFERDVVLFKKKLVHIPAMCKLNPLYDQLVGLRFRALSYLADECGEDVTPLL; from the coding sequence ATGGCGACCATCACTCCCTCTCCCTATACCCAGGAGCAGATTAAAGTTTGGATGCGGGGACTGCTGACCTTGGCCTGGGCCGATGGTCACTTTGACGACGAAGAGAAAGCCCTCATCATTGCCATTACCCAAGACGAACTCGCCCCCTGCACCGACTTTGACCACTTTGACCCCGTTACCCCAGAGGAGTTGGCCGACACCCTGGGCCACGATGCCCCCGCCGCCGAAAACTTCCTGCGGATGGCGGTGATGGTGGCCTTGGCCGACGGCGTCTATTCCCTAGAGGAAGACCAACAGCTTCAGCGGTTTTGCGAAGCGCTCCACCTCGAAGACACCGTGCTGGCGTCGGTGCGCTCCACACTGTATCCCCCCGCTACCGAGGCTTCAGCGGCGGAAACCCTGCCCGCTGGCCTACGCCCCCCCGCCCAGGACGGCAAGATCGACCCCCTCAAGCCCGCCCGGGAATGGCTGGATCAGCTTGAGGTGCACGATCCCCGATTAGCTCGGTTTGTGTGTAAGCTGATTCCCTCCCAGTGCCCCTTCGAGCGCGATGTGGTGCTGTTTAAGAAAAAGCTGGTGCACATTCCGGCCATGTGTAAGCTCAATCCTCTCTACGATCAGCTCGTGGGGCTGCGGTTTCGGGCGTTGTCCTACCTGGCGGATGAATGCGGCGAGGATGTCACACCGCTGCTCTAG
- a CDS encoding DUF2808 domain-containing protein has translation MAHPFLRPRRWLALALLAGLTPWILSPWPLPQAVALQAQGTTVAFVAQPRLIDSRTTRNLASDGGAIYYLTVDVPAAAQVPMDRIVIRLDEGRDPTFRYRLGATQVWQTVGEERRAVTLGEVVEDRAAQTLTLNFDPPLPPGGTVTLALHPVRNPRWAGVYLFGVTAFPAGDVVQPRFMGFARLSFYEQDRHRWP, from the coding sequence ATGGCTCACCCCTTCCTCCGCCCCCGTCGATGGCTGGCCCTCGCTCTCCTCGCTGGCCTCACACCTTGGATCTTGTCGCCGTGGCCGTTACCCCAGGCGGTAGCGCTCCAGGCCCAGGGCACCACCGTAGCGTTCGTCGCCCAGCCCCGCCTCATCGACAGTCGCACGACTCGCAACCTCGCCAGCGATGGCGGTGCCATCTACTACCTCACGGTGGACGTTCCCGCCGCCGCCCAAGTGCCCATGGATCGCATCGTTATTCGGTTGGATGAAGGCCGCGATCCTACCTTTCGCTACCGTCTGGGCGCTACCCAGGTGTGGCAGACCGTGGGCGAGGAGCGTAGGGCCGTAACCTTGGGGGAGGTGGTTGAAGATCGAGCGGCCCAAACCCTCACCCTAAACTTTGACCCACCCCTCCCTCCGGGCGGCACCGTAACCCTGGCTCTGCACCCTGTCCGCAACCCGCGCTGGGCTGGGGTGTATCTGTTTGGAGTCACAGCCTTTCCGGCGGGAGACGTTGTACAGCCTCGGTTTATGGGGTTTGCCCGCCTCAGTTTCTATGAGCAGGATCGCCATCGCTGGCCTTAG
- a CDS encoding methyltransferase family protein, whose amino-acid sequence MNFWRQWGFTPDSWKGQRGEYWVLAQMVLLGVYVVLPRYQPFPPAHIPLGWRYGAMGLAGGITLLATLLLGKGLLDLGQNLTPLPYPREDGELVQTGVYGWVRHSLYSGLILGTFGLGLGQFSLSHIAVSFALFGVLNAKANQEEVWLQERYPEYQDYRQRVKKLIPWVF is encoded by the coding sequence ATGAATTTTTGGCGGCAATGGGGCTTTACCCCCGACAGTTGGAAAGGGCAACGGGGGGAATATTGGGTGCTGGCGCAAATGGTGCTCTTGGGGGTTTATGTAGTCCTGCCCCGCTATCAGCCCTTTCCTCCAGCGCATATCCCCCTGGGGTGGCGCTACGGCGCTATGGGCTTGGCTGGGGGCATTACCCTGCTGGCCACGCTGCTGCTGGGCAAGGGCCTGCTAGATTTAGGCCAGAATCTTACGCCCCTGCCCTACCCCCGTGAGGATGGAGAACTGGTGCAAACGGGAGTCTATGGCTGGGTACGCCACAGCTTGTACAGCGGGCTGATTTTGGGAACCTTTGGCCTGGGCCTAGGGCAGTTTAGCCTTAGCCACATCGCGGTGTCCTTCGCCCTATTTGGGGTGCTGAATGCCAAAGCCAATCAGGAAGAAGTCTGGCTGCAAGAGCGCTACCCTGAGTACCAAGACTATCGCCAGCGCGTCAAGAAGCTGATTCCCTGGGTGTTTTAG
- a CDS encoding DMT family transporter produces MGYLIILLAAGCFSLQNLVARVLFNPFPWGGLTVGGFVEPTLPNSFLLLFMRMLLGVPLMALTLTPIYPNLWPDVYGLKQPHHRQELGLSLAGGGLMFLYLGLLYVSVGLVPTGIALTLFFTFPVYTALLSWGWFGHRPTGMRWGIMALILLGSGLTVPLDSTGTTSGLGVIFGLASALAYALYTVVAQKAFETYHPLPFTGLSFAITLVLSGLCLLIWPVDLQGLPWAGLWVGALLSALATASGHLLNNLGIRHVGATAAAMVGAANPALTAVLATLVLQEYLSWVQSLGVILVAVSVALLSLHKPNLRAKG; encoded by the coding sequence ATGGGCTACCTGATAATTTTGCTGGCGGCAGGGTGCTTTTCCTTGCAAAACCTGGTGGCGCGGGTGCTGTTTAACCCCTTCCCCTGGGGTGGCCTAACGGTGGGCGGATTTGTAGAACCCACATTACCCAATTCCTTTTTGCTGCTGTTTATGCGGATGCTGCTGGGGGTGCCGCTAATGGCCCTCACGCTCACCCCGATCTACCCCAACCTCTGGCCCGATGTGTATGGCCTGAAGCAGCCACATCATCGCCAGGAACTGGGGCTTTCCTTGGCCGGAGGGGGACTGATGTTTCTCTATCTGGGCCTGCTGTATGTGTCGGTGGGGTTAGTTCCTACGGGCATTGCCCTCACCCTGTTTTTCACCTTCCCGGTCTACACGGCGCTGCTGTCTTGGGGGTGGTTTGGCCATCGACCAACGGGAATGCGCTGGGGCATTATGGCCCTAATTTTGCTGGGCAGCGGCCTCACCGTGCCCCTAGACAGCACCGGAACCACGAGCGGGCTGGGGGTGATCTTTGGCCTCGCGTCGGCCTTGGCCTATGCCCTCTATACCGTCGTCGCCCAAAAAGCCTTTGAAACCTACCATCCCCTGCCCTTCACAGGCCTTAGCTTTGCAATCACCCTAGTCTTGTCGGGGCTGTGTCTGCTGATCTGGCCTGTGGATCTCCAAGGGCTACCCTGGGCGGGCCTGTGGGTGGGGGCGCTGCTGTCGGCCCTGGCCACCGCATCGGGGCACCTGCTCAACAACCTGGGCATTCGCCACGTAGGGGCCACCGCTGCCGCCATGGTAGGTGCAGCCAACCCGGCCCTCACCGCTGTTTTGGCGACCCTGGTGCTGCAAGAATATCTCTCCTGGGTGCAGTCCCTTGGTGTTATCCTCGTTGCCGTGAGCGTGGCGCTCCTCAGCCTCCACAAACCCAACCTTCGGGCCAAGGGCTAG
- the ftsH gene encoding ATP-dependent zinc metalloprotease FtsH: MRFSGQPARSHRSQSLRTTATGAITVGWLLLQSLMPLPPAIAQGSAENGQMSYGEFLNNINAGLVESVELDETRGIAYVTLEGDASGQPPHQVLLFAGERNPELIRTLRDNQVDVNIRDTSGSSALAWLATNSLLALILILGLLMLLRRGAAGAGNAMNFGRSKARFQMEAKTGVVFDDVAGIEEAKEELQEVVSFLKSPEKFTAIGARIPKGVLLIGQPGTGKTLLAKAIAGEAGVPFFSISGSEFVEMFVGVGASRVRDLFRKAKDNAPCIVFIDEIDAVGRQRGAGIGGGNDEREQTLNQLLTEMDGFEGNSGIIVIAATNRVDVLDTALLRPGRFDRQVVVDLPTYSGRLSILEVHARNKKIEPEVSLEAVARRTPGFSGAELANLLNEAAILTARRRKEAVTMQEIEDAIDRITIGLSLTPLLDSSRKRMTAYHEVGHALLTTLLTHSDELNKVTIIPRSGGIEGFTQSLPNEDIIDSGLYTRNWIVDRITVALGGFAAEAEVFGDDETSTGASGDIQQVTNLARQMVTLYGMTDLGPVALESMDNQVFLGRNLMPRSEVSEEMASKIDAKVREIALTCLTRARQLLRDNRVLMDNLVDLLMERETIDGDEFRQIVSQHTEIPEKFLVKAK, encoded by the coding sequence ATGCGTTTTTCTGGTCAGCCTGCCCGCTCCCACCGTTCCCAATCCCTGCGTACGACCGCCACAGGGGCCATTACCGTGGGTTGGTTGTTGCTCCAAAGCTTAATGCCGCTGCCCCCAGCCATCGCCCAGGGATCTGCCGAAAACGGTCAAATGTCCTACGGCGAGTTTTTGAACAACATCAATGCGGGCCTCGTGGAAAGCGTTGAACTCGACGAAACTCGAGGGATTGCCTACGTCACTCTAGAGGGCGATGCATCGGGACAGCCACCGCATCAGGTGCTACTGTTTGCCGGAGAGCGCAACCCAGAACTGATCCGCACCCTGCGCGACAATCAGGTGGATGTGAACATTCGTGATACCAGCGGCAGTTCGGCCCTGGCTTGGCTGGCGACCAACTCTCTGCTGGCGCTGATTTTGATTTTGGGCCTGCTGATGCTGCTGCGCCGAGGGGCTGCCGGGGCCGGAAACGCCATGAACTTTGGCCGCTCCAAGGCCCGCTTCCAGATGGAGGCCAAAACCGGGGTGGTGTTCGACGATGTGGCCGGGATCGAAGAGGCCAAGGAAGAACTGCAAGAGGTGGTGTCCTTCCTAAAAAGTCCCGAAAAGTTTACGGCCATTGGCGCACGGATTCCTAAGGGGGTGCTGCTGATTGGTCAACCGGGCACCGGGAAAACCCTTCTGGCCAAGGCCATCGCTGGCGAGGCGGGGGTTCCTTTCTTTAGTATTTCCGGCTCAGAGTTTGTGGAAATGTTTGTGGGGGTGGGGGCCTCCCGCGTGCGCGACCTGTTCCGCAAAGCCAAGGACAACGCCCCTTGCATCGTGTTCATCGACGAAATTGATGCCGTGGGTCGCCAGCGGGGCGCAGGCATCGGCGGCGGCAACGACGAACGCGAACAAACCCTCAACCAGCTCCTCACCGAAATGGACGGCTTTGAGGGCAACAGCGGCATCATCGTCATCGCTGCCACCAACCGGGTGGATGTGCTGGATACGGCCCTGCTGCGACCCGGACGCTTTGACCGCCAGGTGGTTGTCGATCTGCCCACCTACAGCGGACGGCTGTCCATTCTGGAAGTTCACGCCCGCAACAAAAAAATTGAGCCGGAGGTGTCCCTAGAGGCTGTTGCCCGTCGCACTCCTGGGTTCTCCGGGGCTGAGCTAGCCAACCTGCTGAACGAAGCTGCCATCCTCACCGCCCGCCGCCGCAAGGAGGCCGTCACCATGCAGGAAATTGAGGATGCCATCGACCGCATCACCATCGGCCTCAGCCTCACCCCCCTGCTCGATAGCAGCCGCAAACGCATGACCGCCTACCACGAAGTCGGCCACGCCCTGCTCACCACCCTGCTCACCCACTCCGACGAGCTGAACAAGGTGACAATCATCCCCCGCTCCGGCGGCATCGAAGGCTTCACCCAGTCCCTACCCAACGAGGACATCATTGACAGCGGCCTCTACACCCGCAACTGGATCGTGGATCGGATTACTGTGGCCCTGGGGGGCTTTGCCGCCGAAGCCGAAGTGTTTGGCGACGACGAAACCTCCACCGGAGCCAGCGGCGACATCCAGCAGGTGACCAACCTGGCGCGGCAGATGGTGACGCTCTACGGCATGACCGACCTCGGCCCCGTGGCCCTAGAAAGCATGGATAACCAGGTATTCCTGGGCCGCAACCTGATGCCCCGCAGCGAAGTGTCCGAGGAGATGGCCAGTAAAATTGATGCCAAAGTCCGCGAGATTGCCCTTACCTGCCTGACCCGCGCTCGTCAGCTTTTGCGCGATAATCGTGTGCTGATGGATAACCTTGTGGATCTCCTAATGGAGCGGGAAACCATCGACGGCGATGAGTTTCGCCAGATCGTCAGCCAACACACCGAAATCCCTGAAAAGTTCTTGGTAAAAGCTAAGTAG
- the ispF gene encoding 2-C-methyl-D-erythritol 2,4-cyclodiphosphate synthase, producing MTSLALRIGNGYDIHRLVEGRPLILGGITIPHHQGLDGHSDADVLTHAIMDALLGALSLGDIGLYFPPGDPQWAGADSLKLLAQVNAMVQERGWAVANVDTVIVAEQPKMKPHIEAMRTQLATVLGVDPSQVGVKATTNEGLGPVGRQEGIAVHAVALLTSSPN from the coding sequence ATGACTTCCCTGGCGCTACGCATTGGCAACGGCTACGATATCCATCGCCTGGTGGAAGGACGGCCCCTGATCTTAGGCGGCATTACCATTCCCCACCACCAAGGGCTCGATGGCCACAGCGATGCCGATGTCCTCACCCATGCCATTATGGACGCGCTGCTGGGGGCGCTGAGCCTGGGAGACATTGGCCTGTATTTTCCCCCCGGAGATCCCCAGTGGGCCGGAGCCGATAGCCTCAAACTGCTGGCCCAGGTGAACGCTATGGTGCAGGAGCGGGGCTGGGCGGTGGCCAACGTCGATACAGTGATTGTGGCGGAGCAGCCCAAAATGAAGCCCCACATCGAAGCCATGCGCACCCAGTTGGCCACCGTGCTAGGGGTTGATCCCAGCCAGGTGGGCGTAAAGGCGACAACCAACGAAGGGCTTGGCCCCGTGGGACGCCAGGAGGGCATTGCTGTCCATGCCGTAGCGCTGTTGACCTCATCCCCGAACTAG
- a CDS encoding sulfotransferase family protein, protein MTKTKENFQLHFIGIGPQKNGSTWLHEVLACHPQILLPSGTKETMFFDKYYDKGEAWYTDYFPKMNDPQQRVGEIGPTYFTCEKAIERIKRLSPNCKIIISLRNPVARAISLHHHHLNKGRVSPVFQDAVQKMPEILESGHYSQYLPKWMDAFGSSQIHIVFLDDIQNNKQEVWQDLCKFLGVSPVPMPNRAYEKVNAKRMSKYPWLARAGVEVAIKMREYKLHGLVETLKKAGLEKIYSGGEARILPLSAQDIEWLRNLYEKDVQYLEQLTHKDLSGWRHF, encoded by the coding sequence ATGACCAAAACTAAAGAAAATTTTCAACTACACTTCATTGGCATAGGCCCCCAAAAGAATGGATCGACTTGGCTGCATGAAGTTCTAGCCTGCCACCCTCAAATCTTGTTGCCAAGCGGCACCAAGGAAACCATGTTCTTCGACAAATACTACGATAAAGGCGAAGCATGGTACACAGACTATTTCCCCAAGATGAATGATCCTCAGCAAAGAGTAGGCGAAATAGGGCCAACATACTTCACCTGTGAAAAAGCAATTGAAAGAATTAAGCGCCTTAGTCCTAACTGCAAAATAATCATTAGCCTCAGAAATCCAGTTGCTAGAGCAATTTCTCTACATCATCACCATCTGAATAAGGGCAGAGTCTCCCCAGTTTTTCAGGATGCTGTACAAAAAATGCCTGAGATCCTAGAGTCAGGCCATTACTCTCAATATCTGCCCAAATGGATGGATGCCTTTGGGTCTAGTCAGATTCATATAGTTTTTTTAGATGACATTCAGAATAATAAGCAAGAAGTTTGGCAGGATCTATGTAAGTTCCTTGGGGTCAGCCCAGTGCCTATGCCAAATCGGGCCTACGAAAAAGTGAACGCCAAAAGAATGTCTAAGTATCCTTGGCTCGCTAGGGCAGGCGTTGAAGTTGCTATCAAGATGAGAGAGTATAAACTTCATGGTTTAGTAGAAACGCTTAAAAAAGCAGGTCTAGAGAAAATATATTCGGGTGGTGAAGCCAGAATCTTGCCCCTATCAGCCCAAGATATCGAGTGGCTCAGAAATCTCTATGAAAAAGATGTTCAGTACTTAGAGCAACTAACCCACAAAGACTTATCTGGCTGGAGACACTTTTAG
- the fusA gene encoding elongation factor G, with amino-acid sequence MPTKDLTRYRNIGIFAHVDAGKTTTTERILALTGRIHKIGEVHDGAATTDFMEQEQERGITIQSAATTCFWKEHQFNVIDTPGHVDFTIEVYRSLKVLDGGIGVFCGSGGVEPQSETNWRYANDSKVARIIYVNKLDRIGANFYKVVEQVKNVLAAQPLVMVLPIGTENDFVGVVDLLTRKAWIWDDSGKPENYEITDVPADMVDQVEEYREKLVELAVEQDEEALEKYLEGEEISIDELKACIRKGTRELAFFPTYCGSSFKNKGVQLVLDAVVDYLPSPTEVPPQPEIDLEGNPTGGFAYVDPEKPLRALAFKIMDDRFGALTFTRLYSGQIKKGDTILDTATGKTERISRIVEMHANDREEVESAQAGDIVALIGMKNVQTGHTLADPKNPATLEPMVFPDPVISIAVAPKKKGDNEKMGMAISKMVQEDPSFQVETDEESGEVILKGMGELHLDIKVDILKRTHGVEVEVGKPQVAYRESITKTLPDGYVHKKQSGGSGQYAKIDYIVEPGEPGSGFVFESKVTGGNVPREFWPAVQKGFETSIDKGPLAGYPVVDLKVTLTDGGFHPVDSSAIAFEIAAKAAYRQSLPKAGPQLLEPVMKVDVFTPEDYMGDVIGDLNRRRGMIKSQDPTLTGVRVKADVPLSEMFGYIGDLRTMTSGRGQFSMEFSHYAPCPANVAETVIKEAKERQAAS; translated from the coding sequence ATGCCCACGAAAGATCTCACCCGTTACCGAAATATTGGTATTTTCGCCCACGTAGATGCGGGGAAAACCACCACCACCGAACGTATCCTGGCCCTCACAGGCCGCATCCACAAAATCGGCGAAGTGCACGATGGTGCCGCCACCACCGACTTCATGGAGCAGGAACAGGAACGGGGGATCACCATTCAGTCGGCAGCCACCACATGCTTCTGGAAAGAGCACCAGTTCAACGTCATCGACACTCCCGGCCACGTAGACTTCACCATCGAGGTATACCGTTCCCTCAAGGTGCTAGATGGCGGCATCGGCGTGTTCTGCGGCTCCGGCGGGGTAGAACCCCAGTCGGAAACCAACTGGCGCTACGCCAACGACTCCAAGGTGGCGCGGATCATCTACGTCAACAAGCTCGACCGGATTGGGGCCAACTTCTACAAGGTGGTGGAGCAGGTCAAGAACGTGCTGGCCGCTCAACCCCTGGTGATGGTGCTGCCCATTGGTACCGAGAACGACTTTGTGGGCGTGGTCGATCTGCTCACCCGCAAGGCTTGGATCTGGGATGATTCTGGCAAGCCTGAGAACTACGAAATCACCGATGTGCCCGCCGACATGGTGGATCAGGTGGAAGAATATCGCGAGAAGCTGGTAGAACTGGCGGTTGAGCAAGACGAAGAAGCCCTCGAAAAGTACCTCGAAGGCGAAGAAATTTCCATCGACGAGCTGAAAGCCTGCATCCGTAAGGGCACCCGCGAACTGGCCTTCTTCCCCACCTACTGCGGTTCCTCCTTCAAGAACAAGGGCGTGCAGCTTGTCCTGGATGCCGTTGTAGACTACCTGCCCAGCCCCACGGAAGTGCCTCCCCAGCCCGAAATCGACCTGGAAGGCAACCCCACGGGCGGTTTTGCCTACGTGGATCCGGAGAAGCCCCTCCGCGCCCTGGCCTTCAAGATCATGGACGACCGTTTCGGTGCCCTCACCTTCACCCGACTCTACTCTGGCCAAATCAAGAAGGGCGACACCATCCTCGACACCGCCACGGGCAAAACCGAGCGGATCAGCCGGATTGTGGAAATGCACGCCAACGACCGGGAAGAGGTGGAATCGGCCCAGGCGGGCGACATCGTGGCCCTGATCGGCATGAAAAACGTGCAGACCGGGCACACCCTGGCTGATCCCAAAAACCCCGCCACCCTAGAACCGATGGTCTTCCCCGACCCCGTGATCTCCATTGCGGTGGCCCCCAAGAAAAAGGGCGACAACGAGAAAATGGGCATGGCCATCAGCAAGATGGTGCAGGAAGACCCCTCCTTCCAGGTGGAAACCGATGAAGAAAGCGGCGAAGTCATCCTCAAGGGGATGGGCGAACTGCACTTGGACATCAAGGTGGACATCCTCAAGCGCACCCACGGCGTGGAAGTGGAGGTGGGCAAGCCCCAGGTGGCCTACCGTGAATCCATCACCAAGACGCTGCCCGATGGCTACGTCCATAAGAAGCAGTCCGGTGGTTCCGGTCAGTACGCCAAGATCGACTACATCGTCGAGCCCGGTGAACCAGGGAGCGGCTTTGTGTTCGAGTCGAAGGTGACGGGCGGTAACGTGCCCCGCGAATTCTGGCCTGCGGTGCAAAAGGGCTTTGAAACCAGCATCGACAAAGGGCCGCTGGCGGGCTACCCCGTGGTAGACCTCAAAGTTACCCTCACCGATGGCGGCTTCCACCCCGTGGACTCCTCGGCCATCGCCTTTGAAATTGCGGCCAAAGCGGCCTATCGTCAGTCCTTGCCCAAGGCTGGCCCCCAACTGCTGGAACCCGTGATGAAGGTGGACGTGTTCACCCCCGAAGACTACATGGGCGACGTGATCGGCGACCTCAACCGTCGTCGCGGCATGATCAAGTCCCAGGATCCCACCCTCACCGGGGTACGGGTGAAGGCCGATGTGCCCCTGAGCGAAATGTTCGGCTACATTGGCGACCTGCGGACGATGACCTCTGGGCGCGGTCAGTTCTCCATGGAGTTCTCCCACTATGCCCCCTGCCCCGCCAACGTGGCAGAAACGGTGATCAAGGAAGCCAAGGAACGCCAAGCGGCCTCCTAA